A window of Candidatus Binatia bacterium genomic DNA:
GAAACTTTCCCTCAAAGACCTCTCCGGGACCGGGAAAGTTTTCCATCGGCTTGCGTGCCAACCCCATCCCGTAGCTGAGCGGCATGCCCAATAGTCGGCCGAGCTGGCGGCTATTCTCGGTAACCTTGGTCCAGTTTTCCGTGTCGTCCTGCTCCAGCATTCCGGAAGAGCCGAAGGTTAAGATATAGGTTTTCTGGATCTTCTTCTTCCACTCGTCGGAGGTTTCCTTTTCCACAAGCAACCACGAGATGACTTCGATCGCTTCGCTCCCTCGGGGCTGCCAAAGCCGCATGGTCGTCATATAAACCGGCCGTTCCTCATAGACGATCGAAGAGATCAGCAGTGACAGGTTGGGGAAAACCGTGGCGTGACAGTTTTTCAGCTCCTTCAGAATAGCCAACTGCTCTGGGAGCAAATTTTTCTGAAAGACGGGAAGCAGCTCTTCCGGCCAGATCGAGGGCGAGCCCGGCGCGCCGGTGCCGATGCCGAGACCATGGCCGTTTCCCGCATTCACGTGATAGCCGGCCTTGGCCCAAGACAAGCTCGGAGTGAGACCTAAGGCGGGAATGGAGGCGTGCGTCTGCGCCGTGTGATAGGCGTCGGAGGCGAAATTTTCCGCGGGGACTTTCCAATTGGTCCGAACCATCCACCTTTGAGGAGGACCCGCGACGACCATATCGGCCCGCTTCAGGAAAAGATCGAGGTACCATTTCATATTTCCGAGATATTGGTCGAGAGATTCTTTGTGGTCAGGCACGGCGCCAAAAACGAGTCCTTGGTACGTGTCAACGCGCATCTCGATCAACCCGAACCTCGATTTATCCAACTCCCCGTAGGAATCCTTCTGGAAAGGCACGCCGATCAACTCGCCGGTGCTCTTATAAGTGTACCCGTGATAGGGGCACTCAAAGTGGTCGCTATTGCCTAAATCCGCGCGGCATACCCGCATCCCGCGGTGGCGACAGACGTTCAGCAGGATCCGGATCTTTCCGTCGCCCCCGCGAACCACGATGACCGGGAGCTGCCCGAGCGAGCGGGTCACGTAGTCCCCAGGCTCCGGGATCTCCGATGCATGCGCGACCAGCAGCCAGCAGCGCGGGAAGAGCCGTTCCATTTCAAGCTCGTAAATCTCGGGGCTGGAAAAAATAAAGGTGGGGATTTCGCCTTCTTGGGGACGCACCTTTTCCTTGAGTACGAGGTTCGATGTTATGTCTTGAGCTTGAGTCCGAAGCGACATGGATGCTCCGCTATCAGGAATCTGATGTCCGCTAGTCTAGTTTAGGGTTGTGAAAGCGTCAAGCAGACAGACATCGTCCGGGCCTCTATGAAACGACGCGAAAAAGTGACGAATGACTCACTGACCGGCGCCATACGCTCTTGACAGCGTAGCCTGGTCCTTAATATGAGTCATTCGGGATCAAAGCGTCAACGCCCAACAGCCTAGCCTCAACTGTTTTGGAAAAAATTAGGGGCGCTTATGAGATCAAGAAGGATCATCGTTTCGCTCTGGCTCTGCGTGATCTTTTTCACCGCGACGCATTCCTTCAGCGCCGAGCGGGAAGCGGTCAAAGTCCACAGCCCTTCCTTCGACATCAGCGTCATCCCTCTGTATGTGGCTAAGGACCGCGGCTTTTTTGCCGACGAGGGTCTGGATCCTCTCTTCGTTCTCGCAGCGGACAACATCGGCGTACAAGCGTTGATTGCCGGAGAGTTCGACTTCAGCGCATCGGCTACGGGGGCGTCGCGGGCGAGCGCGCGCAACATCCCGCTTAAAGTCGTCCTGGCCCACACCTTTAGGCCGGCGTTCTGGATTTATGCGCGGGAAAATC
This region includes:
- a CDS encoding aromatic ring-hydroxylating dioxygenase subunit alpha; translation: MSLRTQAQDITSNLVLKEKVRPQEGEIPTFIFSSPEIYELEMERLFPRCWLLVAHASEIPEPGDYVTRSLGQLPVIVVRGGDGKIRILLNVCRHRGMRVCRADLGNSDHFECPYHGYTYKSTGELIGVPFQKDSYGELDKSRFGLIEMRVDTYQGLVFGAVPDHKESLDQYLGNMKWYLDLFLKRADMVVAGPPQRWMVRTNWKVPAENFASDAYHTAQTHASIPALGLTPSLSWAKAGYHVNAGNGHGLGIGTGAPGSPSIWPEELLPVFQKNLLPEQLAILKELKNCHATVFPNLSLLISSIVYEERPVYMTTMRLWQPRGSEAIEVISWLLVEKETSDEWKKKIQKTYILTFGSSGMLEQDDTENWTKVTENSRQLGRLLGMPLSYGMGLARKPMENFPGPGEVFEGKFHEANARAFYQRWLDLLVSDGA